One window of Candidatus Methylomirabilis sp. genomic DNA carries:
- a CDS encoding polymer-forming cytoskeletal protein, whose amino-acid sequence MLIGKGIMVRGEISGTGDLHVAGRMEGKVILTGTLVVEEGAELEADVRATTIVVGGRVRGNLMATARIELLPSGRLQGNCRARSLVVREGALLNGKINTGAAVEPVTGDEELTELVRRDEARAPLR is encoded by the coding sequence CAGCGGGACCGGGGACCTGCACGTGGCGGGCCGGATGGAGGGAAAGGTGATCCTCACCGGCACGCTGGTGGTGGAGGAAGGCGCCGAGCTGGAGGCCGACGTGCGGGCGACGACCATCGTGGTGGGAGGGCGGGTCCGGGGCAACCTGATGGCCACGGCCCGCATCGAGCTGCTCCCCAGCGGCCGTCTCCAGGGGAACTGTCGCGCGCGGAGCCTGGTGGTTCGGGAAGGTGCCCTCCTGAACGGCAAGATCAACACCGGCGCCGCCGTCGAGCCGGTTACCGGCGATGAGGAGCTGACAGAGCTCGTCCGCCGCGACGAAGCCCGCGCCCCCCTGCGCTGA